CTGGCGCCGCCGGTCGAGGTCCTCCAGGGTCTCCTGCCAGCCGTTCGTCATCTGCGGCGCCTCATTTCGTTGACCATACTGAAATTCTTACTGTAGCGTCTCCCGGCGTGGGCGGAATTGGCCGCCCGGACGGGCTTTGACTATGAGTTCCCTTGCGCCGGAGTGCGACCGATGACTTCCGTACGACAGATACCGCGCCATCCGCACGACGTGACCAGTCAGTGGCTGTCGGCCGTGTTGAGCTCCCGCGGCGAACCGATTGAGGTGGCCTCGGTCGACGTCACCCCGGTCGGCACCGGCCAGACCGGGGCCACCTATCGGGTGGCGGCCCGCTACACCGACAACCCGGGCGGCCTGCCGGCCAGCTTCGTGATCAAGCTGCCGGCCGGCGACGACGCCGTCCGCGATCGCGTCGTCCTGGGCTATCGCAGTGAGTGCGCTTTCTACAGTGAGGTGGCCGGCGGCGTCAAGATTCCGATACCGCAGTGCTTCCACTGCGAAATCACCGATGACGCAACCGAGTACGCCCTGCTGCTCTCCGATCGAGCGCCGGCGGTACAGGGCGATCAGCTGGCCGGTTGTGGTGAACGCCAGGCCCGGCTGGCGGTGACCGCCCTGGCCGGGTTGCACGCGCCCACCTGGTGCGACCAGCGCTGGCTGACCTTCCCGGGGCTGGCTATGACCCAGCTGGACGAGGCCGGCGCCAAGGGCATGGGTGACATCGCCCGGATGTGCGCCGAGACCACCGTGCAGCGGCTCGGCGCCCAGCTCGGCGACGCCGACTGCGCGACGTTGACCGCGGCGCTGGACCTGATCACCCCGTGGGTGTCGGCGCCGCTGGGCCGGTTCGCGTTGATCCATGGCGACTATCGGCTGGACAACATGCTGTTCAGTCCCGACGGGGACCAGGTCTGGGTGGTCGATTGGCAGACGCTGGGTGTGGGGCTGCCGGCGCGCGACCTGGCGTTCTTCACCGGCACCAGCTTGGCGCCCGAGCTGCGCAAAGAGATCGAAGCCGACCTGGTGACCGACTATCACAGCGCGCTGCTGAGCCACGGCGTCAGCGATTACGACCGGGAAACCTGTTGGCAGGACTACCGGTTCGGTGCGCTGCAGGTGCCGCTGATCTGCGCGCTCGGGTTGGTGTTCGCAACCGATACCGATCGCGGTGACGACATGTTCGTCACGATGCTGCAGCGCGGATGCCAGGCCATCCGCGACCTGGCCACGCTGGAGCTGGTGGGCGAGCTGGCCGGCTGAGCCCGGGTCGTCCGCGCCGAAGAAGGAGAGATCGGGGTCTGATGGAAGCTCACGCACAGGGGCAGGCCTCGTCGGGCCCGCCCGCCGGTGATTGGCTGGGAACGCCGTACCTGACGTTTCGGCGGGAGGGCCCGATCGCGGTCTGCACCCTGGACCGCCCCGAGGCCCGCAACGCGATGACGCCGGCGATGTACTTCGGCCTGCGCTATGCGGTGGGCCGAGTCAATCAGGACCCGGAGCTGGCCGGACTGCTGATCACCGGTACCGCAGACGTATTCGCTCCTGGTGGAGACATGGGCGGCGGCGGGGCGGACGACTGGCTCACGTTCGGGGCTGCACTGGGCATGGACATCACCCCGTTCGACACCCTGCGCAGCTCGGTCAAACCGGTGGTCTCCGCGGTCAACGGGCTGTGCCAGGGCGGCGGGCTACAGATCGCACTCTGCAGCGACGTCGCCGTCGTCAGCGACCGAGCCATCTTCCGGGTGCCCGAGCTGTTCCGCGGCATCGCCGACACCTATTACAGCCAGATGCTGGCGCGGGTGATCGGGCCCGTGCGAACCCGCGACCTGATGTTCACCGGCCGCACCTTCGGCGCGCAGCAAGCCCTCGACTGGGGCATGGTGGCACGTGTGGTTCCGCACGAGGAACTGGCTGACGCCGCGCGCGACGTATTGGAGCAGTGCTGCCGCACCGCGCCGGCCGCGCGCGCCGTGGTCAAGTCCAGCCTGGATTCCTACCTCGGCCTGTTCGACCGGATCGGGATGAACACCAGCCTCGGTGCACCGGAGGCCGTCGAAGGGTTCCGCGCCTTCAAAGAGCGCAGGTCACCGGCGTGGGTGCATCCCGAGCTGAGGATCGACGGACGATTATAGATGAATTGCGTGCTCTAAATTGAGAATGAGTGTGCACAAAAATTAGAAGCCGGTATCGCACAATCTGCTAATCGGATAGTATCCACACGCATCGTTAGCGCCCGTTCGGAGGAGCCTGCCCCATGGGGATGAAGGACCTGATCCGCTGGTCCCCGGAATCGGCGATGGTTCGCCTGGCTGGGCCGATGGAGGCAGTCGGCGGGCTCTTCACCATGTCGGTGGACGCCGTCAGGTTCTTGTTCAAGCGCCCGTTCCAGGCCCGGGAGTTCATCGAGCAGTCCTGGTTTGTCGCGCGCGTGTCGCTGGCGCCCACGTTGCTGGTGGCCATTCCCTTCACGGTCCTGGTCAGCTTCATCCTCAACATCCTGTTGCGCGAGCTCGGCGCGGCCGATTTGTCCGGTGCCGGTGCGGCGTTCGGCGCGGTCACCCAGGTCGGGCCGATGGTGACGGTGTTGATCGTGGCGGGGGCCGGGGCCACCGCGATGTGTGCTGACCTGGGGTCGCGCACCATTCGCGAAGAGATCGACGCCATGGAGGTCTTGGGTATCAACCCGGTGCAGCGGCTGGTGACACCGCGGATGCTCGCCGCCGGACTGGTGGCGTTGCTACTCAACAGTCTCGTGGTGATCATCGGCATTCTCGGCGGCTACGTGTTCTCGGTCTTCGTTCAAGACGTCAACCCGGGCGCATTCGCGGCCGGGATCACCCTGTTGACCGGGGTGCCCGAGCTGGTCATCTCCTGCGTCAAAGCAGCACTGTTCGGGCTGATCGCCGGAATGGTCGCCTGCTACCGCGGCCTGACGATCTCCGGCGGCGGCGCCAAGGCCGTCGGCAACGCGGTGAACGAGACCGTGGTGTACGCCTTCATGTCGCTGTTCGTGGTCAACGTGGTGGTCACCGCGATCGGCATCAAGATGACGGCGCGCTGAGCCGTGGCGCTTCGTGCCCTGGCCGCCGTCTATCCCGGTGTCACCCGGCAGCTTCGACGACCGATCGCCGCGATGGGGCGCATCGGCGACCACACCCTGTTCTACGGCAAGGCGATCGCCACCACCCCGTTCGCGTTCGCGCACTACCGCCGCGAGGTCATCCGGTTGATCGCCGAGATCAGCATGGGCACCGGCACGCTGGCGATGATCGGCGGCACCGTGGTGATCGTCGGCTTCCTGACCCTGGCGGCCGGCGGCACCCTGGCGGTACAGGGATACAGCTCGCTGGGCAACATCGGCATCGAGGCCCTGACCGGATTCCTGGCGGCGTTCATCAACGTGCGCATCTCGGCCCCGGTGGTCGCCGGGATCGGCCTGGCCGCCACCTTCGGCGCCGGTGTCACGGCGCAGTTGGGGGCCATGCGGATCAACGAGGAGATCGACGCGCTGGAATCGATGGCCATCCGCCCGATCGCCTACCTGGTCAGCACCCGGATCGTCGCTGGGCTGGTGGCGATCGTTCCGCTGTATGCCATCGCGGTGATCCTGTCGTTCGTGGCCAGTCGTTTCACCACGGTGTTCTTGTTCGGGCAGTCGGCCGGCCTCTACGACCACTATTTCCGCACGTTCCTCAACCCCATCGACCTGTTGTGGTCGTTCCTGCAGGCCTTCTTGATGGCGATCACCATCTTGTTGATCCATACCTACTTCGGCTATTTCGCCGCCGGTGGCCCGGCGGGGGTCGGTGTCGCGGTGGGCAACGCGGTGCGGACCTCGTTGATCGTCGTCGTCTCGGTGACGCTGTTGGTCTCGCTGTCGGTCTACGGGGCCAGTGGCAACTTCAATCTGGCCGGGTAGCTGTCGGCATTTCCGCACGTCGCGCTAGTGGTATTGGCATTCTCCTTTTTTGCAAGTACCGTATCCATCGATGAGCGACCCAGTGCAGACCTCCTCAGGGATCCCGCTGAAACCGGTGTACGGCCCGGACGACCGGCGCGAAGAGCCGCCGGCGCCGGGGACGTATCCCTTCACCCGCGGAAA
The window above is part of the Mycolicibacter sp. MU0102 genome. Proteins encoded here:
- a CDS encoding phosphotransferase family protein — its product is MTSVRQIPRHPHDVTSQWLSAVLSSRGEPIEVASVDVTPVGTGQTGATYRVAARYTDNPGGLPASFVIKLPAGDDAVRDRVVLGYRSECAFYSEVAGGVKIPIPQCFHCEITDDATEYALLLSDRAPAVQGDQLAGCGERQARLAVTALAGLHAPTWCDQRWLTFPGLAMTQLDEAGAKGMGDIARMCAETTVQRLGAQLGDADCATLTAALDLITPWVSAPLGRFALIHGDYRLDNMLFSPDGDQVWVVDWQTLGVGLPARDLAFFTGTSLAPELRKEIEADLVTDYHSALLSHGVSDYDRETCWQDYRFGALQVPLICALGLVFATDTDRGDDMFVTMLQRGCQAIRDLATLELVGELAG
- a CDS encoding enoyl-CoA hydratase/isomerase family protein; the protein is MEAHAQGQASSGPPAGDWLGTPYLTFRREGPIAVCTLDRPEARNAMTPAMYFGLRYAVGRVNQDPELAGLLITGTADVFAPGGDMGGGGADDWLTFGAALGMDITPFDTLRSSVKPVVSAVNGLCQGGGLQIALCSDVAVVSDRAIFRVPELFRGIADTYYSQMLARVIGPVRTRDLMFTGRTFGAQQALDWGMVARVVPHEELADAARDVLEQCCRTAPAARAVVKSSLDSYLGLFDRIGMNTSLGAPEAVEGFRAFKERRSPAWVHPELRIDGRL
- a CDS encoding MlaE family ABC transporter permease, with the translated sequence MKDLIRWSPESAMVRLAGPMEAVGGLFTMSVDAVRFLFKRPFQAREFIEQSWFVARVSLAPTLLVAIPFTVLVSFILNILLRELGAADLSGAGAAFGAVTQVGPMVTVLIVAGAGATAMCADLGSRTIREEIDAMEVLGINPVQRLVTPRMLAAGLVALLLNSLVVIIGILGGYVFSVFVQDVNPGAFAAGITLLTGVPELVISCVKAALFGLIAGMVACYRGLTISGGGAKAVGNAVNETVVYAFMSLFVVNVVVTAIGIKMTAR
- a CDS encoding ABC transporter permease, which translates into the protein MGRIGDHTLFYGKAIATTPFAFAHYRREVIRLIAEISMGTGTLAMIGGTVVIVGFLTLAAGGTLAVQGYSSLGNIGIEALTGFLAAFINVRISAPVVAGIGLAATFGAGVTAQLGAMRINEEIDALESMAIRPIAYLVSTRIVAGLVAIVPLYAIAVILSFVASRFTTVFLFGQSAGLYDHYFRTFLNPIDLLWSFLQAFLMAITILLIHTYFGYFAAGGPAGVGVAVGNAVRTSLIVVVSVTLLVSLSVYGASGNFNLAG